TAGGTAACAAACTTGTAAGTTGTTGTACGTACAACGCTGCTTCGCCGAAACGTTTGGCATAGATCAGATTATTGATATACTCCACTGCCACCGATAGCCTGTCTAAATCATTAACAGCCATGTTTTTCATCTCATTTAAGACGGCAAAAGCCTTTCCGGGCTGATTGGTGCGGGTGTATTCCAGTGCGAGCGCAGCGGATTCCAAAATTACAAAACGGTGTTCTCCGTATCGCCTGGCCATCGTTAGTACCTCGACTGAGTATGGGATAGCCTTGTGATATTGCCGCATTTCAATATATGTCGATGCGATAACATGGTTTATAGCGCCGCGCTGTGAGGTTGTATCGTTAACTTCTTTTGCAGTTTCGAGGGCTAACAAATTATATTTTAACGAATTGGTGTAATCTCCTAATTTAAATGATATCCTGCCTATATTCCGGTAAATTCCTTCTACAGTTCTGCGACTTACACCTTTTCCTAAATTTAAAGCTTCAAACAGTAACTTAAGTCCCTCTGTATTTTTTTCCACTTGAAATAGCGAGTCGGCATTTACAGTCAGCAAAAAAGAAAGCCACAGAATATTTCGCTCCTTTCTGAATATGGAAATCGCCTTATTGATGTAAAGCATTCTGTTTTGAATTTCAAGCGGATCTGAAACCCGGTAGTATCGGGCAATCATGTGATATGATCGTGCCTGTCCGTCATTATTATGATGATTTTGTGAAAACGCAAGTGCGTTTTGGGCGATCTTCAGACCCATTTTCCTGTCATCACTGTTATAAAACGCTTCGGCGCTAAGCAACATGGAATTAATTATACCAAAATCATACTTGAGCCGATAACTCAGAGTTGAGGCCTGAGCTGCAAAATTCTTCGCCGAATCAATATCCTTAGCGCCTTTATTAGGTTTGAAAAACATTAAATGCCCTAATGCAAGTTGCAATTTAACCCTGTTGGTATCGTTTTTACTTTCGGATAGTTTTTGTCTTAACACTGGCAAAGTCAGTTCATCCAGTTCGCTCGACTGTGCTGATGCAGAACTTATAAAAAATAACAGTAGCAAAAAAAAGTAAAATTGCTTCATTGGCAATCCCCCTGCTTAATATTAAATTCTAACTTACAAAATTTTCAAAAAAATATCTTATAACTCCCTGCGGATAATTGACTAAGAAACTTCGTTTTCGTTCAAAACGACCTTCCAGTGTAAATGATTACTAATCGTATAGCGTTAAAAAGAATGGCCGTACCGTTTTATTTCAAAGCGGTGCGGCCTCAATGTAAATTGTTTTAATTCGATGGTCCCAGAATTGCAACTATTTTTTCACCAACGCCTTTTCCGGAGGCCGGGTTTTGGCCGGTTACCAATCTGCCATCCGCAATACTAAAAGGCTGCCATGGCGCTACCGTGTGATAAATTGCGCCTTGTTTGGTTAACTCAGTTTGCAGGTCAAATGGCACGTCTGCCCTGGCATAGCCATCTTCTTCTTCTGTTGTGAAAGATGAAATGTTCTTGCCGTTCACCAGGTAACTGCCATCACTTAGTTTAACGTTCAGCAGTGAAACCGGCCCGTGGCAAACAGCCCCAACAACCGCACCACGCTCCCAGGTTTCTTTAACTACTTTTTTGATCAGCTCGTCATGGGCTAAGTCTACCAGGGGAGCAAGCCCACCGGGAACAAAAATGGCATCGTATTTACTAACATCAACAGTAGAAAGTTTAACCGCTTTTCTCATTTTTACCCAGCCTTCACCGGTTAAAAAATCCAGGTTATCCGGGTCGGCTGCAGATTCAAGATCATCAAGATACGGGCTTTCTCCGGTTAGCGTAGCGAAATCAACTTCATAGTTTGCTCTGGTAAATTCGGCATAGGGATGCGCCACTTCCGGTAAAAAATTACCTGTTCGCCGTTTGTTGGGGCCAATAGTGTTTGTGTTTGATGCAATGATTAAAACTTTCTTTTTCATGATTGATTTGACTTAAATGATAAATATTGCGCTGTTTATTATTGCTGTCAAAGTTCGCATCGGGAGTTACGTATTGCTTATAAAACGGCTGATTGCCTCTGCCCTAACCGATACGAAGACCCCCCGATGACGCAGATATGGAAGCCGTTAAGCAGGTTTGTAAAAGCCGAACCTGATGAACTTCAGTAAAAAGAGGTTTTAAACTTTAAGCGGTAATAGGAGCCATCATCAATTTCCGATATTCAATGGATCGTGCGGCCTGATTTTGATTTTGACATATTTTGATGCTGGCATATTACTTTCGCCAACAACGTTATTTATTGAAACCAGCACATTGGTTTCCGGAAAATAGGTGAGTGTGTTTCGCTGGGGTATTGAATAGGGTACAATGATGAAAAGCGGTGCAATCCTTTCAATATCATCGTCATAATTAAACAGATCAACTTTGTCGCCTGCTGCAAATCCGCTATTGTCAATGTCTTTCTGATTCATGAATATTACTCTCCGCTCGTTTTTAATACCGCGATACCTATCCTCCAATCCGTAAATTGTTGTATTAAACTGATCATGCGTACGCGTGGTAGCCATCAAATATTCATCTTCTTTAAGCGTGTTGTCAGGAATTGTTGTCAGTGTAAATACGGCGCGGTCTGCATATTTTTCGGTGATGAAATTTCCGTCGCGCGCGGCATTGGGTAAATAGAAGCCCCCTTTTTCACGCACACGCCTGTTGTAATCCTCAAAACCGGGAATACACTTTTCAATAATATCTCGTACGGCATCATAACTGTTGGCGTACTGCTGCCAGTTAATAACCGAACGCGTGCCTAATGTTGCCATCGCCATCCGGCAAACAATCTGTGTTTCATTAATCAGTTTATCGGATATGGGCTTTAAGATGCCTTGCGATGACTGTACGATACCCATAGAGTTTTCCGTACTGATGAGCTGCGGTTGTCCGTTTACGATATCCAGATCACTCCTGGAGTAGGTGGGCAATATCAGGGCTTCCTGGCCATGCACCAGGTGACTACGGTTTAGTTTGGTGGAAACGCAGATACTTAAACGAAGTTTTCGAAGGGCTTCGGCAGTATAGGTTGTATCAGGGGTGGCTGATATAAAATTGCCCCCCATACTAAACAGTACTTTAACTTTTTCGGCATGCATAGCTTTAATGGCCCGTACAACATCGTAACCATGTTTTCTGGGAGGCTCAAACCCGAACACTTCTTTTAAACGATCCAGTTGCTGCTGTGTGGGCTTTTCATTGATCAGCATGGTACGGTTTCCCTGAACGTTACTATGCCCGCGCACCGGGCAAACCCCTGCGCCGGGTTTCCCGATGCTTCCTTTTAGTAGTAGCAGGTTCACAATTTCTTTGAGCATATCTACGCCGTTTGGTTGTTGCGTAAGCCCCATGCCCCAGCAAAAAATAATCCGCTTTTTAAAAGCCATCATTTGCACAGCCTGGTAAATGGATGCGGCGGGTACTCCGCTCTCTTCTGCTAAATCTTCCAGGCGATAGTTTTCAAATTGTTTGATGAACTCATCATAACCGCCCGTCTTTTTTTCAATAAAGTCATGATCAAACACCTGTCCGGGGCTCTTTTTCTCAAAATCAAGAAGCAAAAGCTCCATAGCTTTTAACAGTGCCATATCGCCGTTTATTTTAACCGGCAGAAAAAGATCGGCCAGTGAAATACCATTGCCCAACACACCATTTAAATGCTGCGGGTTGTGAAATCCCATCAGTCCGGCTTCAGGTATGGGATTGATTGCGATGATCTTTGCGCCATTCAATTTGCCTTTTTCAAGGGCGCTCATCATCCTCGGCGCATTTGTACCAGGATTATGACCTATGATGACGATGACATCCGTGTCGTAAAAGTCGTTCAGTTTAACCGTCCCTTTACCTACGCCCAGCGTAGGCATTAATGCAAAGCCGGATGTTTCATGGCACATGTTCGAACAATCGGGCATGTTATTGGTGCCAAATTCTTTTGCAAAAAGCTGGTAAAGGAAAGAGGTTTCATTACTGGTTCTTCCCGAAGTATAAAAAGCGGCTTCGTCGGGCGAATCGAGCGCAGTTAAATGTTCTGCTATTTTTTTAAAGGCATCATCCCAGCTAATTGGCTGATAATGTGTGCCTCCTTTTGGCATATACATCGGTTCGGCTAACCGCCCGAAACGGCCAATTTCAAAATCGGTTAGCATGGCGAGGTCGTATACCGAATTTTTTTTAAAAAAGTCAGCGGTAACTTTCTTTGTTGTTGCTTCTTCTGCCAGGGCCTTAGCGCCATTTTCGCAATATTCTCCCACCGGCGACCGCTCGTCATCAGGATCTGGCCATGCGCAACTCGAGCAATCAAAGCCACCTTTCTGGTTCATCGAAAAGAGTGCCTTCATGCCTCGTATCGGAACGCCCTCTTCAAAAAGATCACTGAACGCGGCCATCACGGCAGGAATACCTGCCGCCCATTTTTCGGCCCCGGTAGATTTTAGTTTCAGTAATTTATAGGGATTTTCTGCAGATGGCACTTTTTTTTCTTCACTCATGGCTTTAGGCTTTAATCAACAGGTTAACAATGGATTAGGAAAATTATCGCCTTGGTCTTCTTCTGTATTATCTAAACAGGTAAAATCTTTTTCTACCAGCAGGCTTACCGGGCCGGTCTGATCCATAAAGCCTACCTTTTCTGTGTTGATAAGTTCCTCAATCATTTTTCTCGGCAGGTTCAGCCGGATCTTATCTCCGGTAAAATCCGATGTTAAATTGTCATCATCAGTGATCATGATTGCGTAATTCAAAGTCTTGCCTGTAAACTCCGTTCTGTCTTCCAGGAAACCGTCGTTCCCCAATTGAGCAATGTCAGATTTGGTTAGCCTGTATCTCAGGGAATTACCCTTAATTCTAATTTTCATTATAAGTGGATATGGTTATATGATCACTGGAATTATAAATATTGAACCTGTTTTCCCGAAGAAAACCGACCAATGTAATATTAAATTCAACGGCAAGTTCTACAGCGAGGCTTGATGGTGGAACGATCACTCATTTTCACTTGCTTTAATTGCTATAATCCCATATCGGCAAGGAGGTTTCTGCGGTACAGGTTCTTATAGATATATTTATTACATATTGGGCCAGGTTGACGAAAAAGTTTTGGTTCTTTTTCGTATTGTAAAGTTAACGCCGCAGTTGCGCCTTTTAAATCATCATAAAGATAACTGTTATAACAATTCTGATAAATGACGCCAAAAGTATGGAGATTCATTTTGGCTTCTTACGATAAATGGTGCATTCAATCTAACCTTCACTAATCATATGCGTGTGTTGTATTAGAAAGCCGATGGGGTTAAGACCATAAAACCAAACAGGTTGCAGGCAGGAAAGCAAAGGCTGATCGTTATTACATAACTAATAAATCTTATCATTTAGGTTATTTAAAATAACTCACAACTAACCCGAACTTCATCAAAAAAAAGTACAGCAAAAATGAGCTGTCACGTCACCTTAATAATTATAGTTTATGATCAACATTTCGGCGATCGGTACCCGGATCAAGGCATTGAAGAAATGCAAAATGGAAAGTATAAATCCGGTAGATACAACGCACTCCTCCGCTTCGAAGCTCAGGGCGCTATTATGCTGATTGACCATGTTACATCTGGCTCGAAAATTCCAATTTAATTTTATTTCAAAACAACATAAATAACCTCAATGCCATGAAAACTATCAGATTTTATTCTATTCTAATTTTAATGCTACTATCAACAATCACAACTATGGGACAAACTACTGACAACACCAAGCCAACTATCATTTTTGTACACGGGATTTGGGCCGACGGTTCCTGCTTTAGCAATCAAATCAAAGCGTTGCAGGCCAAAGGCTATCCTGTAATGTCTGTACAGAATTCGGTCACCTCGCTTTCCGACGATGTAGGCCTAACTAAAAAAGCGATCGCACTGGCCAAAGGAAAAGTTATCCTTGTAGGCCATTCGTGGGGTGGTATGGTGATCACCCAGGCTGGTAACGACCCGAAGGTACAGGGCATAGTTTATCTCGCAGCTTACGGACCGGAAGCCGATGAATCATTGTCAGATGTTTCGAAAAATGCCCCGGCAACAGAGCTTATTAAATACCTTGTGCCAACGGACGGCACTGTCTTTATTACAGAGGAAGGCGTGAGGACGGTGTTTGCGCCAGACCTGGATCCACAAGTGCAGTCTGTCCTTTACGCAACGCAAACACCTGCCTTCCATACTGTTTTTGACGATAAAAGCGGTGTTCCGGCCTGGAAAAGTAAACCTTGCTGGTATATTGTTGCTAAAAACGATAAGACTATACACCCGGACCTTGAACGTTTCATGTCTAAAAGGATGAAAGCTAAAACTATCGAGATTGCTTCCTCGCATGTCATGATGCTTTCACACCCTGACGAGGTTTTGAAAGTGATTGAAGAGGCGGCAACCTATAAATATTAAATCATCATCCGGTTGATTGATTCAATAACATCCGGATGTGAGCACGCATGTGGCAGTGTCATCTCATTTGGCAATGCCGCATGTTCCTGAATCTTGCTCAAACTCAATAAACTTCAGCGGGTTATTAAACTCAAATTGATCATGACCGGAACGTTTTTTTGCACGGCATCCCCGGCAACTTACCAACGTCGCTGTCCGGAAATGGGGCGTCTTTGTCTATCCGGAGGACGAGATAATCGGTTTATTCCAGGTACATTATGTTATAAAACAAGCTGTTTGCTATGATCAAGATCAATGTTTTTCGGTGGGCCCTTTTTTTTGCAGCAGCAATCTTCATTTCTGTTGATGCTTTCGGACAAGGAGAATCGCCTGATTACAAGGAAGGCATGACTCTTAAATTTGACAGTACCGGAAAGAAGTATATTCGCTTTATTACATCGGCTACATTTTGGGCAAGATATACAGAGGCCAATCCCGGAACGGCCGTAAACGGTATACCCAAAACCAACTGGACCGACTTTAGCCTGAGGCAGTTCAGGTTCATAACCATCGGGCAATTGAGCCCCCGGTTCCTGATCCTTACCGATATCGGGATGGATAACCAGGCATTTTCTTCGGGCGGTGCGCCGGGAGGTGGAAATACCGGCAATGGCGGAGCAACCTTCAATGGAACTTTGGGCAAAAAACCAGGCATATACCTGCATGGCCTGACCAATGAGTTCACCGTGATTCCGGATAAGGATGTAAAGACGGGTTTGACGAACCGGTTTTCGATGTATATAGGTTCCGGCTTGCATATTTGGATGGGGTTAAGCCGGATGACCTCTGCAAGTTCCTCCAATTACCTGGCGCTGGACGCTCCGTTATTTAACTGGCCTACAGTTGAATTATCTGACCAGTTTGGACGTGAGTTAGGGATTTATTTCAAGGGCAATATCGGCCCGGTGGCCTATCGCTGGGCGCTTAACAAGCCTTTTACGGTGCTTTCCAACGCTGCGAACTATCCTGCCGGTTCTCCTGAGATAAATTATGCAGTTGATAATAATGCAACCGGCAAACTGGCTACCACCGGTTACGCGGCATGGCAGTTTTTTGATAAAGAAGGCAATTCGCTGCCTTATACAACGGGTACTTATGTCGGCACAAAAAAAGTATTTAACATTGGAGCCGGCTACTACTCGGCAGGTGAAGGTACGGTTACACAGGCCGGAAATAGCGCCACATCGCCGCTGATCAGGCATGATATCAATCTATGGGCGGTTGACAGTTTCGCCGATTTGCCTTTTGGCGGACATGAAAACTGGGCGGTGACCGCTTACAGTGTTTTTTACAAATATAACTTCGGGCCTAATTACCTAAGGAACGGTGCCATTATGAATGCGAACGTCTCCGCCGATCCGGGTTATGTCGGCCCTGTTTCGCAGGGCGGCTTAGGCAATAATGCGCCATTGATAGGCACAGGCTGGAGCTGGTTTACGCAGGCCGGTTTATTATTACCCAAAAGCCTGACCAAATCAAATACACGCATTCAGCCTTTCGGCGAATTCAGCCTGCAAAAATTTCAGCGCTACGGGAACGCAAATTTCACTTACTGGAGCGCAGGCGGCAATATATTTCTTGACGGGCATTACGCCCGACTAACTATTAAGTACCAGACCAGGCCAATTGTAGAAAACAATATGCAGGCTGCATCGAAAGGCACATTTATAATCGCCACGCAGATCACCTTATGATCACAATACCTGGTTAGTATTTAAAAAAAGACGTTGCTACTCCAACATGTAACGTGGAGGTTCCCATTCTTTGCCATTTTTTATCGCAAACCGGCAATTTTTTGTGTTAAAACTATTACAATCCTAACCTTGTTAGTTGCTGTAATTATTTTGAGTTTTGCCAATCATTTAACACTAATTGTTGCGTTACTTAACAAATGAACGATTTTACCAGGCTGACTGAGGATGAATTGATGGGATTGCTACAGCAGGATAAGCTTGGTGCGTTCAGGGAGATCTATCAGCGATATTGGAAAAAATTATACGGGGATGCTTACAAGCGACTGAAGGATAAGGAATTGTGCGAAGAGGTTGTCCAGGAAATATTTTCAAACCTGTGGCATAAACGGCATACGCTGCAAATTAACACTACCATAGGCGGTTACCTACACCTGGCCGTTTTAAACCAGGTGGTTGACCAGTACCGCAAACAAACTATCCGCGCAAAACATACCGAGGCTTTTAAATTGTTAAGTACCGAAACCGATACCGGTACCGAAGACGCCATTATGCTTCGCGACCTTACCCATACCCTCGAAACCGAGATCAGTCACCTGCCTGATAAATGCCGCTCGGTTTTTGAACTGAGCCGAAAACAATATAAAAGCAATAAGGAGATAGCCCAATTGCTTGGTATTTCGGAAAAAACAGTTGAAAACCAGATTACCAAAGCCCTCAAAAGGCTAAGGATGAGTTTAAGCCACCACCTGCTTTTGGCACTCGCTACCTTGCTGCATAAATTTTTTTAAAAAAATATTGCATAGGTGTAGGGGGTACACTATCCCGCATACGTCATATCATCTATAAACCGGAATTACATTCTTTTTCATGAAAGAACCTATACGCATCGATCTGCTTGAAAAATACATTAAAGGCGATTGCACCGAGGCCGAGATAGCATTGATAAAACAATGGTACCTAAGCTTTGAGCATGAAGATGATCATGTATCGGCCCTTTCACCTGCCCGGGAAAAGGAACTGGAAGAACAGATCTATTTCAGTATCATCGCTAACCTTGATCTTGCCGATGCGCAGCCTGGTACAGAAAAGCCTGCTAAAGTTATCGCTTTCCGTAAATGGTATGCCATCGCCGCGGCGGCTGTTGCGGTTTTGGCATTATCTGTTTTGGCAGTTATCTACACAAAAAAAACAGATCCGCAGCAATTGGCCGTTTCGCCTGTAAATGATGTACAGTTATTTAACGTAACCAACAGCACCCCGCATATTTATAAAGTTACCCTGCCCGATAGCAGCTCGGTTTGGCTGCACCCCTCGGCAAAAATTAGTTACCCTAATGTATTCGCCGACGGTTCGCGCCAGGTTACCATATCGGGCGAGTGTTTTTTTGAGGTGACTAAAAATCCAAAACGCCCTTTTATCATCAGCAGCCGGTCAATAGTAACCAAAGTTTGGGGTACCAGCTTTTTGGTAAGGGATGATGAGCAAAGTAATGTGGCCGATGTATCGGTACTTACCGGTAAGGTTTCGGTAAGTATGAAGCCTTCGGGTAAAAACGGCGTAATATCAACCAGGTTAACCAAGGATGAGGTGATGATCTACCCGCATCAAAAGGCGGTTTACCTTAACGATAAACATTTATTAACAGCACAGCAGGTTGAAGCTACCTCGGCAGTAAAGCAATACCGCCGCTTACACCTGGTGTTTGATAATAAACCTTTACGCAATATCATTCCCGTGCTTGATTCGGCCTTTAATGTGAATATCACGATAAGTAACGAAAAACTTAATCACTATATCCTGAATGCCGATTTTGAAGGCTTTAACCTGCCCGATGTGCTCGATGCGATAAAGAAATCGCTCAATGTAGATTATACTATTGAAAACAACCATATAGAACTTAAATAACCAACTACACTAACCTTTCAAAAATTATAAGATGTACAAAAAAATACAAACCTAAAGAAGAAACCAACCAGAAAAAGATCTGCATAAAAAAAACTTAGAAGTGTTGCGAGCACCCCTAAGTTTTAAGGATCAAAAAGCCCGTTCCGCTAAGAACACCTCGGGGAGGTGTGCGGGCTATTAATTGTCTCATTTTTAACAAAGAAACATAACAAATATATGAATTTTCGTTTACGAAGGCCCATCCCATGGGGTAAAATCATGAAGATTACTTTTAGCCAGATCCTGATAGCAATACTGGTAAGCAGCATCACTTATGCAAGCCCTATTAAAGCTCAGGGAATATTAAATAAAAAGGTAAACATAACGCTGAGCAACACCACCATGCTCGAAGCTTTACAATACCTGCAAAAAAATAACAATGTTAAGTTTATTTACAGTGCCAGTTCGTTGGATGCTGATAAGCACTTTTCGCTAAACATCACCAATCAACCGTTAAAAACGGTTTTAGACCAGGTGTTTAAAAATAACGGCATCAATTACGATGTGATGAACGATAGGGTAGTACTTGAAAAATCGGCAGCTAACACTGCCGCTGCCAGTACACCTGTTGAAATTGTTCCCGCAATTCAGGAACAAGCCAATGCTACCATCACCGGTAAAGTAGTTGATAATGCAGGGCAGGCCATTCCGGGGGCTACCGTTACCGAAAAAGGTACAACTAACGGCATCACTACCGGTTCCGACGGTAGCTTCAAACTTTCGGTTGCCGGGCCGCAATCGGTACTGGTAGTTCAGTTTATTGGTTATGCCAAAAAAGAAATTGTGGTTGGCAGCCAAACTGTAATTGAAGTTGTATTATCCGAAGATATTAAAGCGATTAACGAGGTTGTTGTGGTAGGTTACGGTACGCAAAAACGTACTACCGTTACCGGTGCTATCAGCAGTGTTAAAGCCAGCGATCTGCAGGATCAGCAGGTTACCCGTGTTGACGATGCTTTACGTGGCCGTGTTACCGGTGTTACCGTAGTGCAAAGTTCCGGTTCGCCGGGTGCAGCTCCGCAAATAAGGGTAAGGGGTGTTACCTCGAGGTTAAACAGCGATCCGCTTTATGTTATTGACGGTATTGTAGTTGATAACGGAGGTTTGGACAACGTAAACCCTAATGATGTAGAATCGATAGAGGTATTGAAGGATGCCTCGGCTGCTATTTACGGTTCACGTTCATCAAACGGTGTAATTATCGTAACCACTAAAAAAGGTAAAAAAGGCGACGCCCAGGTTACTTATAACGGTTATGTAGGTGTTCAATCGGCAGTAAGCAAAGTAAAACTTACCAATGCCAGCCAGTACGCCACTTTACGAAACGAATCGTTGGTTAACGAAGGTAAAACCGCGTTGTTCCCTAATCCGGCAGTGTTTGGTGTCGGAACAAATTGGCAAAATCAAATTTTTGATAGCAATGCTTTAATTCACAATCATAATTTAAGCATAAGCGGTGCTACCGATAAGGCAAATTATTATACGTCGTTTGGTTATCTTGATCAGCAAGGTGTGGTAATGCCCGAAATTTCGGGTTATAAAAAGTTTAACTTTACGGTTAATACTTCATACAAGCCTAAAAAATGGTTAACCATTGGCGAAAACTTTACCTACTCGTACACCAAAAACAAGGCGTTTGGTAACACAAACAGTGTTTTTGGCGGTCCGTTAAGTTCGGCGTTAAACCTTGATCCTATTACGCCAACTACCATCAATGATATCAGCACACAGCCATATCCGGGCGATTATAATAACCCTACCATAGTACGTAACGCGCAGGGTTTACCTTATGGCATTTCGCACTATGTTGGCCAGGAAATTACCAACCCGCTGGCTTATCAGCAAACAGTATTGGGTAACTACAGTGATGCTACCAATCTTTTAGGAAGCGCGTTTGCCGAAATTGAGCCGATAAAAGGCCTGAAAGTACGCTCACAAATCAGCGCTAAACAAGCCTATTATGGTTCTGATGGGTTTACACCGCTATACTACCTTAACTCAAGTACGGCTAATACCACTACTGCCCAGGTACAAACTTATAACAGAAACCTGTCGTGGAACTGGGATAACACCATTACCTACAACCGTTCGTTTGGTAAAAATAACCTTACCGCTTTAGTGGGTACAAGTGCGCAAAAAACAACGGCTTCGGGCCTGAAAGGTACTTTTACCGGCGAACCAGCCACTTCATTGGCCGATGCTTCTATTAACTACTCGTTACCTGCCGCTAACAGGCTGGCCGAGAGCGCGCTTGGTTTGGATGATGTACAGCCACACACATTGGCTTCGTATTTTGGCAGGGTTACTTATGATTACGATCAGAAATACCTGTTTTCGGGCATCATCCGTCGCGATGGTTCATCGCGCTTTGGTGCTAACCACCTTTATGGTACATTCCCGGCAGGGCAGGTTGGTTACGTAGTGAGCCGTGAAGATTGGTTCCCTAAAAACTCTTTTGTTGATTTCTTTAAACTTCGCGCCTCATATGGTTCAGTAGGTAATGAAAGGGCGCTTGGTCCGTTCAGGTATGCAGCAACCATTGGCAGCGGTCGTAATGCCATTTTTGGCGATAATATCAACATTGGTTACAGCCCTAATCAACCACCAAACGCCAACTTAAAATGGGAAGAAACCCATACTACTGATATTGGTTTTGATGCTACCTTGTTCAATAACCTGAGCGTAACGTTTGATATATACAAAAAGCTTACAAAGGGGATGTTGCAGGATGTGCAGCTGCCTTCGTACGCGGGTTTTTCTGGCCAGCCGTCTGATAACGTGGGCGATATGGAGAATAAAGGTGTGGAGTTAAGCCTTAACTACAGCAATAAAATAGGTGGGTTAAGTTACAGCGTTGGCGGTAACATATCATACAACAAAAACACCGTAGTAAGTTTGGGTAACCAGATTGATCACTTTGTGGCCGGTACTGTACAGAGCACTAATTTCGAAATTGGCCGTATCACCCCAAGGCAGCCTATCGGCGAGTTTTATGGCTTTAGGGAGATTGGTATATTCCGCTCGCAGGCCGAAATTGATGCGTACACAAAAAACGGTCAGCTGATACAGCCAAATGCCAAACCTGGCGATTTTAAGTGGCAGGATACTAACGGCGATGGTAAAATTTCTGAATCGGACCGCCAGTTTCTGGGTAACCCGCTGCCAACTTTTACCTATGGTGTAAACTTTAATGCCGACTATAAAAATTTTGATATTAAATTATTTGGACAGGGCGTTTGGGGTAACAAAATTTACCAGGGTTACCGCAGGTTAGATATTCCGTCGGCCAACTATCCTATCGAGGCTTTAAACGCCTGGACTCCTGCCAACGCAGGTAGCAACTATCCGCGTTTAAGCGAAAGCGACCCGAATGGCAACTTTAAAAACCCATCAAATTTTTCGCTGCAAAACGGTGCATATTTCCGCATCAAAACGCTGCAGTTAGGTTA
The sequence above is a segment of the Mucilaginibacter celer genome. Coding sequences within it:
- a CDS encoding FecR family protein — protein: MKEPIRIDLLEKYIKGDCTEAEIALIKQWYLSFEHEDDHVSALSPAREKELEEQIYFSIIANLDLADAQPGTEKPAKVIAFRKWYAIAAAAVAVLALSVLAVIYTKKTDPQQLAVSPVNDVQLFNVTNSTPHIYKVTLPDSSSVWLHPSAKISYPNVFADGSRQVTISGECFFEVTKNPKRPFIISSRSIVTKVWGTSFLVRDDEQSNVADVSVLTGKVSVSMKPSGKNGVISTRLTKDEVMIYPHQKAVYLNDKHLLTAQQVEATSAVKQYRRLHLVFDNKPLRNIIPVLDSAFNVNITISNEKLNHYILNADFEGFNLPDVLDAIKKSLNVDYTIENNHIELK
- a CDS encoding TonB-dependent receptor — encoded protein: MKITFSQILIAILVSSITYASPIKAQGILNKKVNITLSNTTMLEALQYLQKNNNVKFIYSASSLDADKHFSLNITNQPLKTVLDQVFKNNGINYDVMNDRVVLEKSAANTAAASTPVEIVPAIQEQANATITGKVVDNAGQAIPGATVTEKGTTNGITTGSDGSFKLSVAGPQSVLVVQFIGYAKKEIVVGSQTVIEVVLSEDIKAINEVVVVGYGTQKRTTVTGAISSVKASDLQDQQVTRVDDALRGRVTGVTVVQSSGSPGAAPQIRVRGVTSRLNSDPLYVIDGIVVDNGGLDNVNPNDVESIEVLKDASAAIYGSRSSNGVIIVTTKKGKKGDAQVTYNGYVGVQSAVSKVKLTNASQYATLRNESLVNEGKTALFPNPAVFGVGTNWQNQIFDSNALIHNHNLSISGATDKANYYTSFGYLDQQGVVMPEISGYKKFNFTVNTSYKPKKWLTIGENFTYSYTKNKAFGNTNSVFGGPLSSALNLDPITPTTINDISTQPYPGDYNNPTIVRNAQGLPYGISHYVGQEITNPLAYQQTVLGNYSDATNLLGSAFAEIEPIKGLKVRSQISAKQAYYGSDGFTPLYYLNSSTANTTTAQVQTYNRNLSWNWDNTITYNRSFGKNNLTALVGTSAQKTTASGLKGTFTGEPATSLADASINYSLPAANRLAESALGLDDVQPHTLASYFGRVTYDYDQKYLFSGIIRRDGSSRFGANHLYGTFPAGQVGYVVSREDWFPKNSFVDFFKLRASYGSVGNERALGPFRYAATIGSGRNAIFGDNINIGYSPNQPPNANLKWEETHTTDIGFDATLFNNLSVTFDIYKKLTKGMLQDVQLPSYAGFSGQPSDNVGDMENKGVELSLNYSNKIGGLSYSVGGNISYNKNTVVSLGNQIDHFVAGTVQSTNFEIGRITPRQPIGEFYGFREIGIFRSQAEIDAYTKNGQLIQPNAKPGDFKWQDTNGDGKISESDRQFLGNPLPTFTYGVNFNADYKNFDIKLFGQGVWGNKIYQGYRRLDIPSANYPIEALNAWTPANAGSNYPRLSESDPNGNFKNPSNFSLQNGAYFRIKTLQLGYTLPQTWLKAADIKRVRVFLSSNNLVTITGYKGYDPEISGGIDMGLYPQARTFMAGLDITL